A portion of the Cellulophaga algicola DSM 14237 genome contains these proteins:
- a CDS encoding GyrI-like domain-containing protein: MKKKIISILSIISIGGLIWYLFIKPYDYLVRFKTNTNVGVINQALKAWSNSYTDSKIQFSDNLNMLSQQIDLGEDTYTYEWVIEPTTDSTSFVKAYATDTKNSLINKLKIPFTETTIEKKVKENISEFNTYLIEHLKNFKVGTVVQEKLPSKYVAYVSIKTTQNKKVGGMMKNHPYLDNIMATNKIKPDGLPFIEVTYWNTKNDSIYYDFCYPIIKEDSLPYFKDIKYRRFEGGNMLKTEYNGNYITSDRAWYKLMNTAKSKNISVKKLPIEVFYTNPNFGGNELEWKAEIFMPIIIK, translated from the coding sequence ATGAAAAAAAAAATTATTTCAATACTATCAATTATTAGTATTGGCGGATTAATCTGGTATTTATTCATTAAACCGTATGATTATTTAGTCCGTTTTAAAACGAACACAAATGTTGGAGTAATTAATCAAGCCTTAAAAGCTTGGTCCAACTCGTATACTGATTCTAAAATTCAATTTTCAGATAATTTAAATATGCTAAGTCAGCAAATAGATTTGGGTGAAGACACATACACCTACGAATGGGTTATAGAGCCAACTACAGACTCTACGTCATTTGTAAAAGCGTATGCTACAGATACTAAAAACAGCCTTATAAACAAGCTAAAAATTCCTTTTACAGAAACAACTATTGAAAAAAAAGTAAAAGAAAATATTTCTGAATTTAACACCTATTTAATTGAACATCTTAAGAACTTTAAAGTTGGAACTGTAGTACAAGAGAAATTACCATCTAAATATGTGGCTTACGTAAGCATTAAAACCACACAAAATAAAAAAGTTGGTGGTATGATGAAAAACCATCCTTATCTCGACAATATTATGGCTACTAATAAAATAAAACCAGATGGTCTTCCTTTTATAGAGGTTACCTATTGGAATACAAAAAATGATAGCATTTATTATGACTTTTGTTATCCAATCATAAAAGAAGACAGCTTACCTTATTTTAAAGACATTAAATACAGAAGATTTGAAGGAGGTAATATGCTTAAAACAGAATACAACGGCAACTACATTACATCAGACAGAGCATGGTACAAACTAATGAATACCGCTAAATCCAAAAATATATCGGTTAAGAAATTACCGATTGAAGTTTTTTATACGAATCCTAATTTTGGAGGTAATGAACTAGAATGGAAAGCTGAAATTTTTATGCCCATAATTATTAAATAA
- a CDS encoding solute:sodium symporter family transporter, producing MLGIISFVGFTALVAIISYFATRKTDESSSDGYFLGGRSLTAGVIAGSLLLTNLSTEQIVGLNGSAYKDGLSVMAWETLAAIAIVVTAIFLLPRYLKGGLTTIPGFLAKRFDTTTKTITSALFLTGYVVVLLPVILYSGSVAISGMFDIPTLLDVSDKTALVLCIWGIGIIGSIYAVFGGLKAVVVSDSINAIGLLIGGMLIPIFGLMAIGDGSVLGGLDILITSDPARFDSTGNPGQEVPFSTIFTGMMLVQLFYWGTNQQIIQRALGAKNLAEGQKGLLLASFLKILGPLILVLPGMIAYHYFDNGLASSDMAYPELVRAVLPKPLVGFFAAVLFGAILSSFNSVLNSSVTLFGIDIYKQHINPEAPENIVVKYGKIFGVCLALAAMFIAPLIANADSLFNYLQKINGIYSIPIFTIIVVGYFTKRVPAIAAKIGIISGSILYIISEFVVGPSMVKAALEKAELAGVTDVNALRLIEAGAYPHFLHNLAILFVLNIAIMLVIGYFYPRKEPFVLEYTNQVSITPYKYVNQIGIAICVIVIAIYVYFAK from the coding sequence ATGTTAGGAATTATTTCATTTGTAGGATTTACAGCTCTTGTGGCTATCATTTCTTACTTTGCTACGCGGAAGACAGACGAATCTTCATCAGATGGTTATTTTTTAGGAGGAAGGAGCTTAACGGCAGGAGTAATTGCAGGTTCTTTATTGTTAACTAATTTATCTACAGAGCAAATTGTAGGGTTAAATGGTAGTGCTTATAAAGACGGATTATCTGTTATGGCATGGGAAACTTTAGCTGCGATAGCCATCGTCGTAACTGCAATCTTTTTATTACCTAGATATTTAAAAGGAGGATTAACCACGATACCAGGGTTTTTAGCAAAACGATTTGATACTACCACAAAAACAATAACTTCAGCCTTATTTTTAACGGGTTACGTTGTAGTTCTATTACCAGTTATACTCTATTCTGGCTCTGTAGCGATAAGTGGTATGTTTGATATTCCTACCCTATTAGATGTTTCTGATAAAACGGCTCTTGTACTGTGTATTTGGGGTATAGGAATTATAGGTTCTATATATGCTGTATTTGGAGGGTTAAAAGCTGTTGTGGTTTCAGATTCTATAAATGCAATTGGTTTATTGATAGGAGGAATGCTGATTCCTATATTTGGATTAATGGCTATCGGTGATGGTAGTGTTTTAGGAGGATTAGATATTTTAATAACTTCAGATCCAGCGCGGTTTGATTCTACAGGAAACCCTGGTCAAGAGGTTCCTTTTTCAACGATTTTCACAGGGATGATGTTGGTGCAATTATTTTATTGGGGAACCAACCAACAAATTATTCAAAGAGCATTAGGTGCCAAGAATCTTGCAGAAGGACAGAAAGGATTACTTTTAGCTTCATTTTTAAAAATATTAGGTCCGTTAATTTTAGTCTTACCAGGAATGATAGCCTACCATTATTTTGATAATGGACTAGCATCTAGTGATATGGCATATCCTGAATTAGTACGGGCAGTACTGCCAAAACCTTTAGTAGGTTTCTTTGCAGCAGTACTCTTCGGGGCTATTTTAAGCTCTTTTAATAGTGTTTTAAACAGTTCTGTAACACTTTTCGGAATTGATATTTATAAGCAACACATTAATCCAGAGGCTCCAGAAAATATTGTTGTAAAATATGGAAAAATATTTGGAGTTTGTTTGGCTTTAGCGGCAATGTTTATAGCTCCTTTAATTGCTAATGCCGATAGTTTATTTAATTATTTACAGAAAATAAACGGAATTTATAGTATTCCAATTTTTACCATTATTGTTGTGGGTTATTTTACAAAAAGGGTGCCTGCAATTGCAGCAAAGATCGGTATTATATCCGGTTCCATATTATACATTATTAGTGAGTTTGTTGTTGGGCCAAGCATGGTAAAAGCTGCATTAGAGAAAGCGGAATTAGCAGGTGTTACGGATGTAAATGCACTTAGGTTAATAGAGGCTGGTGCATATCCTCATTTCTTACATAACTTGGCAATTTTATTTGTATTGAATATAGCTATTATGTTGGTTATTGGATATTTCTATCCAAGAAAAGAACCATTTGTTTTAGAGTATACCAATCAGGTATCTATTACACCGTATAAATATGTAAATCAAATAGGTATTGCTATTTGTGTTATTGTTATTGCTATTTATGTCTACTTTGCAAAGTAG